The sequence GCTAAAAAACAAAAGAAACGAGCTGAAAGAATCGGGGGGAGAGAGTAGGGGAGAGGTTTGGTTAGATGTAACCCTCCCCGGAAAAAAACCAAAGCTAGGACACCTACATCCCGTAACCCAAACAATTCACGAAATAGAAGATATTTTCCACCGGTTGGGTTTTGTTAGAAGAAGATACCCAGAAGTAGAAACCGACTGGTATGCTTTTGAAAGTTTAAATATGCCACCCAACCACCCCGCACGGGATGAATGGGAAACATTCTATATTGAAAATCCGAAATTCGATCCGCCAGCTGGCGGACGAAGTTCCAAAGCAGAATATGATACAAGATTTGTATTAACACCACACACTTCAAATGGGCAGGTAAGGGAAATGGAAAGGGTGGGTGTGCCTGTACGAATGATTAACATATCTAGGTGCGACCGACGCCAATCAGATGTAAGCCATATTCCCACCTTCTATCAATTCGAAGGGCTTGTTGTTGACAAAGACATAAATATTACCCACCTAAAAGGAACTTTGGATTTCTTTGTTAAAGAATACTTTGGAGAGGATAGGGAATACCGATTGCGACCTTATGACTTCCGTTTTACAGAACCATCTTTTGAAATTGACATATCTTGCGGGCTCTGCCACGGAAAGGGGTGCAGGTACTGCACAGGAGGTTGGTCCGAACTCGGTGGGGCAGGCATGGTCCACCCGCAGGTTTTAAAAAACGGAAGTTTGGATCCCAAAAAGGTCTCGGGTTTTGCCTTTGGTTGGGGAGTAGAAAGAGTATTTATGATGCGCGAGAATTTAAACATTAGCGATATAAGAGTACTTTACGAAAACGACATAAGATTTTTGAGACAATTTTAGGAAAAATTGATAATTGTTAATTGATCATTGTCCATTGAAAAAAGAAAAAAAGGTATTTAGACTAAAAGACATAACAGCCTACCAAATCGGGACAAAATTGTCGCTGATTGTTTGGGAAGAAGTCAAAAAGTGGAATATACTTGCTAAGAAAACAATGGGCGACCAATGGATAAGATCCATAGATTCAATAGCAGGAAATATAGCTGAAGGGTTTGGAAGATATCACAAAAAAGATAAAAACAAATTTTATTATAATGCCCGCTCTTCAACCTACGAAGCAGCGCATTGGACAAGATTAGCGTATAAAAGAGGGCTAATCTCGGAAAATACGAATAAGAAAATGATTAATATGCTTAGGATTCTTCCCAAAGAGATTAATATACTTATTAAATTAACGAGAGAAAATCTGGAAGAATGACCAATAAACTATTAACTATCAACAATCAACCATGAACATTTTAGTCCCCCACAACTGGATACTTGATTTTGTGGAAACAGATGCAACCCCTGCAGAAATTGCAGAGAAATTGTCTCTGCATGCCCTTTCGGTAGAAAATATAACCAAAACATCAGACGGTGATCATATTTTTGAAATTGAGATTACTCCTAACCGCCCAGATGCAC comes from Patescibacteria group bacterium and encodes:
- the pheS gene encoding phenylalanine--tRNA ligase subunit alpha, which gives rise to MKVLEKIEKIQKEAQQRIKNVQSIRDLEDLEKLYLGKRGELTEITKSIPSLKEKERPKVGKKVNQAKSKLETTLKNKRNELKESGGESRGEVWLDVTLPGKKPKLGHLHPVTQTIHEIEDIFHRLGFVRRRYPEVETDWYAFESLNMPPNHPARDEWETFYIENPKFDPPAGGRSSKAEYDTRFVLTPHTSNGQVREMERVGVPVRMINISRCDRRQSDVSHIPTFYQFEGLVVDKDINITHLKGTLDFFVKEYFGEDREYRLRPYDFRFTEPSFEIDISCGLCHGKGCRYCTGGWSELGGAGMVHPQVLKNGSLDPKKVSGFAFGWGVERVFMMRENLNISDIRVLYENDIRFLRQF
- a CDS encoding four helix bundle protein translates to MKKEKKVFRLKDITAYQIGTKLSLIVWEEVKKWNILAKKTMGDQWIRSIDSIAGNIAEGFGRYHKKDKNKFYYNARSSTYEAAHWTRLAYKRGLISENTNKKMINMLRILPKEINILIKLTRENLEE